Genomic DNA from Streptomyces sp. AM 2-1-1:
CGCACCGCGCAGTGGAAGGCGCACCGGAGCCTGCAGTGGGTCCTGGACGCCGTCACCGCCGGTCCCGCCTTCGTGCGCAACGGCCGCATGGACCTGCTCGCTACCAATGAGCTCGCCCGCGCCTTCTACGCCGACGTCTACGCCTCGGCCGGCAACCAGGCGAACCTGGCCCGCTTCCAGTTCCTCGATCCCGCCTCGCGCCGTTTCCACCCCGACTGGGAGCAGGCCGCTGACATGGCCGTGGCCATCTTGCGCACCGAAGCCGGCCGCAGCCCCCACGACAAGGGCCTGCACGACCTCGTCGGTGAGCTGTCCACCCGCAGCGACGACTTCCGCACCCGCTGGGGTGCCCACAACGTCCGCCACCACGGCACCGGCACCAAGCGTTTCCACCACCGCACCGCAGGCGACCTCACCCTCGCCTACGAGGGCCTGGAGATGGCCGCCGCCCCGGGTCTCACGCTCACCATCTACACCGCCGAACCCGGCTCATCCTCCGAAGAGGGCCTAGGCCTCCTCGCCTCCTGGGCAGCCACGTCCCAGCCCTTCACACCTCACTTCGGCGACTGACATCACGACTCCGCACAGCGCGCCGGCTGACCGGGGGCGCCGCGCGGAAAACGTGGTGAGGGCCTGTCCGCGGCCGGCGCTCCGAGGTCTGTCGTCGGCGGGACGGACCACAGACGCCGCCGCGCCCTGCCCGGCCCCGTTCCGCCGGACGGGGCGCGGCGGCCGGTCATCCGGCCTTCCGTACCCGGGAACTGTCCACGCCGACGATCCCGCCGTCCGCGTCGGTCGGTACGACCTCCGGCACGGGTGCGCCGTGCCGGTCGACGAGGATGGAGTGCGCTTCGCCCGGCGCGAAGGCGTGCCGTTCCCCCCACTGCCGGAGCGTGAGGACGGCGGGGAAGAGATCGTGGCCGGCCTCGGTCAGGACGTACTCCTGGCGTCGGCCCGACGCCGCGGTGGTCCGGGCGAGGAGCCCGTGCGCGACCAGCTTGCGAAGACGGTCGCTGAGGATGTTGCGCGCGATCCCGGTGCGCCGCTGGAACTCGGTGAACGAGCGCGCGCCGTCCATCGCGTCGCGGACGACCAGCAGGCTCCACTTGTCCCCGACCAGGTCCAGGGTGCGGGCGACGGGGCAGTCGGGATCGGTCCACTGGGGCCCGGGGGAGCACGCGGTGCTGCCTGGCATGACACCTCCCATTGAGTTGCGGATTGAAACCATCATGCCGTACTGTCGAATAGGTTGCAATTTGCTACTGAATGGGGTCTGTGATGACTGCGTGGCGGCGCTTGCTGCTCGCGATGGTGTGTGGGGTCGCCGTGGCGAGCATCTACGCCGCGCAGACGGTCCTGGACCCGATGGGCCACGACCTCGGAGTGGCGCCCGGGCTCACCGGCTGGATCGTCTCCACCGGCCAGTTCGGATACCTGGTGGGCCTCGTGCTGCTGGTGCCCCTCGGGGACGTGGCGGACCGGCGCCGGCTGATCGCCGTACACCTGGCCGTCACGGCGGCCGGCATGGTCCTGACGGCGTCGGCGACGGCCTCCTGGGTGGCGTTCGCCGGACTCGCCGCGGCCGGGATGTTCGCGGTGGTGGTACAGACCACGGTGGCCTACGCCGCGTCGGTGTCGTCGCCCGGAGAACGCGGACGCGACATCGGGGTGGTGACCTCGGGCGTGGTCGTCGGCATTCTGGGCGCGCGGGCCGTCACCGGCGCGCTCACCGAGCTGTGGGGCTGGCGCAGCGTCTACGTCGTCCTCGCGGTGCTGTCCCTGGGACTCGCGGCCCTCGTCCTCGCCGTCCTGCCGACGGAGGAACGGTCCGGCCGCCCCACGGGATACGTACGCGCCGTGACCTCGATCGGCGGGCTCTTCCGGCAACGGCTCTTCCTGTCCCGGGGGCTCATCGCCTTCTTCCTCTTCGCGTCCTTCGGGACGCTGTGGAGCGGGTTGTCCCTGCCGCTGTCGGACGCGCCCTGGCACCTGAGCGAGGGGCAGACCGGCCTCTTCGGCTTCGTCGGCCTCGCGGGCGCCCTGGGCGCGGCACGTGCGGGACGATGGGCGGATGCGGGGCGGGCGATGCCCGTCACCGGTCTCGCGCTGGGCCTGCTCATCCTCTCCTGGGCGGCGATCGGGCAATTGACGTGGACCCTGTGGATCCCGCTCGTCGGGATCGTGCTGCTGGACTTCGCCGTCCAGGCCGTGCACGTGAGCAACCAGCATCTCCTCACCACCGCCCACCCCGAGCGCGTCAGTGGCGTCATCGGCGGCTACATGGTCTTCTACTCGCTCGGTTCCGCCCTTGGCGCGGCCTCCACCACCGCGCTCTTCGCCGCCCACGGCTGGGCGGGGTCCAGCTTCCTCGGGGCCGGCCTCGCCGCGTGCGCGCTGGTCGTCTGGGCGGTCAACCGACGGCTTTCCGTCGACGGCGCGACCCCGTCCGGCGAGGGCACGGACGCCACCCCCGTCGGGGACGGGAAAGCCGTGGAGCGGGCCGGGCGCGCGGCCTCCACCCACTGACCCGTTCCACCGCCGGCGTGGCGCGCCTCCGTCCCGGGGCGCGCCACCGGCATGCGGTGGCCTCCGTCGGCGGCGCCACCCCGTGAAGGCCCTCCCACGCGAGGGGTGTTCGTGTACGACCGGGCGGCGACTCACCCACCTGACGGTTCATCGAGCGTTTTCAGAGTGGCCACCGATCGAGTGACGGCGACGGGGGTCGCCACGCACGAGGCGCCCGCGCCGCCGAGGGAGATGCCCGACCTCTCGACTCTTCAGCGCAGGTGCCTCGCCGGTTCCCTATCGGGCCGCACTCGACCTGCCTCATGCGCCGGTCGAGTGGGTCACCATGCTCATCGTCACCCGCGAGCCCGACCGCCGCTGCGAGCTCCCGCCGCGCAGGCACGCCGGTCGCTCCGGTGGACCTGCGCAAACGCGACACCCTGGCCCAACTCGCAGCGGCCTTCGGCATATCGGCCGGCACCGCTCACGCCCGCACCGGTGCGGTCATCGACCTTCAGGCCGACCGGGCGCCGGCCCCGCTGAAGGTCCTGCGCGAGACCGGTCCGGAGTACGTACTGCCCGACGGGACGCTCGCCGACCGCGACCGAGCGGGCGAGGGCCGGGCCGACTGCTCCTCCGACCACCGCCGCCACGGCGTGAACGTGCAGGTCGTGACCGACCCGGTCGGCGAGGTCGTGTGGATCTCTCCCGCCTTGCCCGACAGGTGCCAGACCCGACCTCGGCCCCCACCCGCAGAATCATCCGGATCTGCGAACGCCAGGGAGTCCCCGTCGGAGGCGAGGACGCTCGCCCGGAGGGTGCGTACGTGCTCGGGATGTCCGATCAGCTGACATAAACGTCAGGGCGATCAGAGCCTGCGGGGCGTACCGCCCTGAAGGGGCGATGATCGTTTCGATCAACTCGTCGATCGGGGTGTCGCGCGGCCGCGGGGTGCCGACCCGGGGCCGGCCCGGGGACGCGCTCACCGGCGTGGCCGAGCAGTCACGGTTTCCCGGTACCCGGAACGGTCATCGTGATCGGCCACCTGCCTGTGATGCCTG
This window encodes:
- a CDS encoding helix-turn-helix domain-containing protein, whose protein sequence is MPGSTACSPGPQWTDPDCPVARTLDLVGDKWSLLVVRDAMDGARSFTEFQRRTGIARNILSDRLRKLVAHGLLARTTAASGRRQEYVLTEAGHDLFPAVLTLRQWGERHAFAPGEAHSILVDRHGAPVPEVVPTDADGGIVGVDSSRVRKAG
- a CDS encoding helix-turn-helix transcriptional regulator; translated protein: MDNQAEVREFLTSRRAKITPEQAGLPPGSRRRVPGLRRSEVAALADVSVEYYAKLERGSLAGVSPAVLEAVARALQLDDAERAHLLNLAHAADGSDALIRPRRRTAQWKAHRSLQWVLDAVTAGPAFVRNGRMDLLATNELARAFYADVYASAGNQANLARFQFLDPASRRFHPDWEQAADMAVAILRTEAGRSPHDKGLHDLVGELSTRSDDFRTRWGAHNVRHHGTGTKRFHHRTAGDLTLAYEGLEMAAAPGLTLTIYTAEPGSSSEEGLGLLASWAATSQPFTPHFGD
- a CDS encoding MFS transporter; translation: MTAWRRLLLAMVCGVAVASIYAAQTVLDPMGHDLGVAPGLTGWIVSTGQFGYLVGLVLLVPLGDVADRRRLIAVHLAVTAAGMVLTASATASWVAFAGLAAAGMFAVVVQTTVAYAASVSSPGERGRDIGVVTSGVVVGILGARAVTGALTELWGWRSVYVVLAVLSLGLAALVLAVLPTEERSGRPTGYVRAVTSIGGLFRQRLFLSRGLIAFFLFASFGTLWSGLSLPLSDAPWHLSEGQTGLFGFVGLAGALGAARAGRWADAGRAMPVTGLALGLLILSWAAIGQLTWTLWIPLVGIVLLDFAVQAVHVSNQHLLTTAHPERVSGVIGGYMVFYSLGSALGAASTTALFAAHGWAGSSFLGAGLAACALVVWAVNRRLSVDGATPSGEGTDATPVGDGKAVERAGRAASTH